In Sesamum indicum cultivar Zhongzhi No. 13 linkage group LG8, S_indicum_v1.0, whole genome shotgun sequence, the sequence AGAAGTGTTGACGGAAATTCGGAGTCGGGTAAAAACTTTGTAGCCGGGAAATGAGATGCACACGAGGTGTTCGACAGAAGTCTACATCTTCAACTTATTTTGATCAAGCTCAAACCGTTTGCAATGGTGCATGATTAAGAAATTGAGAAAGCTTTGGAATGATAGAGATTAAGATTTGCAATGTTAGTGGTGTCGTAGGTGAAGATGGATAATGTCAAATTTGAGCAAGTTTGGAATGACAGAGCTTTCAAAAGCGTCCTATCAtcttctttaaataaaattattatgaggAAGCTTTGTTCCAGCACCTCAAAAAAATTGTTGGGTTGttttgttatgattaaatgaaaacctttttatgtgattttgttGTTGGTTTGAAGGTGGATTCTCTAGTAGTATTTTGCTTCAACCGTGACAACAACACAGTGAACACCAGATTTCCCTAAGTTGGATCTGTTTCTAATTAAGATCAgatttttactttctttacGATAAAATGAGCCATTATAATCATCCccaaaatatatgtttatcaGACCTAAAAATTTACGATGCTGTAATTTATCAGACCATATGCTGCATGTTTTCATtcgaattatgaaaaattgtatttttggataacATCACTAGACTAGTAAGNNNNNNNNNNAACAAGCATTAACATCTCACCTTTAGCCATCAGTAATTGTATTTccagaagatgatgaagaacgaaccaacaaatgaaataatactTCCCAAGTCCCAACAAATACTATCCCCCATGCCATTTACATGACACATACAGACCATAATTCCAGGAACATACAGGCAAAGTCATACCACCAAAATGCTGGAATATCAACCCTATGAACattctattataatataacCGATTCCACACCAGACATACATAAACAGCAATTTAGCCATACAACCAGCAACAAGAAGATGAAGTACTTTTCTAATGCCAGAGACTCTGCCCGCCAAGCAGGAACTGAGTTAATGTAGCCTAGTCAGTTCTTCTACTCTCTTCATCAGTTCATCCACTGGAACATTCATTGCCTTTGAGATCTCCTCCATCCGATTCCGACTAAGATCGAGGAACGATTCAATTAAATCTCCATCCAAGAAGTTTTTCGCATCTACAGTTTTCTTCTCGTTGTAGAAGGATCTCCATTGCTCATGGCTCAATCCTCCCACAcccttaataatttttctcaaattcgTCTGCAGCATTTCCAAGAAGGCATACTGCTCATGAGGGAGAGAAGCGATGACCCCAATGACTCCGTTGACAGTGCCGAATATTACAGTCGGAATCTGGCCAACATCAGAATCTGGCAACCGCATGACGAGAGAACCATGTCGAAATCGATTAACAAATTCACCCAGGTGATATTCACCAACCACCTCAAGGCGACCACGCTCCTCATCTGTGGCCCCTTCACTGTTTTTACGGACAGTGAAGAGGTTAAAATTGTTCTCAGCACCAAGGTAAATGTCATCATCCAGAATCTCAACAGCTGACATCCAATTTGCATTGTAGTCACGCGCTCGTTCCTCAATGGCGCCCTCCTCATGCTGCAAAAGAAACCAGAATTCTGAACAAATTGGTGCCAAAATCAAGTATTTTAATCGAAATGTGGACTTCGACAAGGATgcaaagagagagaggttcAGAATCAAACAGGTAGAAACGTGAATTAGCACTCTTTCAGAGTTTGGTCATGTTTACCTTGTAAATCAGGAGAGATATTGATTTCATCAGGTCACCTACAACAATGAAATCTCCTCTAGTTTGTACATAAAGGGCGAGTATATGCCCATGATGACCACATTCAGATTGCAACTCACGAGAGCCATCATCCCGAAGCATCCACTTATACAACTGAATCTTCTGATTAATTGCAGCGAGCAGTTTCCCATTGAAGGCATTAAGAGAGTAAACAGCCCCTTTAGTTTCCTTCTCAGCAATTAGCTGAAGTTTACCATCTTCTACAGCAAAAACTAGTATTCGGCCCTGAAATTATTCCAAAGACAAACATAAAAGACAAAAGTCAATGTAGAAGCATAAGTGGAGCTGAATTTGGGTCCAGAAATTGtaaattggaaaaagaaagagaaaaaaggggAACAGAAGTGGAACACAAGGAAGTCAACAACCATGAGCTCTCATGGATAAGAAGACAACCAAAGAAggatgaaagaagaaaatgatgaaaaggATACATGAGGCACGTGCGCCATAATACACAAGCAGACTGCAGACATGTATCACGAGGGCACAGGCAGCTAGAATCTGCAACTTACTTTTGTAGGTTCATTCTCTTCTGGCATTACATATGCAGTTCCAACACAGTAGTAGACATTACTGTCATCAGAGAATGAGCAGCTAAGAATGGAGCAACCACACTCAAACTGATCAAGTGGGTAAGTTGATATAAACTCAAAAGTCTGGTCGTCTAATAGGCGGATAAAGTGCATTTCTGAGTCTTCCACACTTGACTGGTTATACTTTAAGCTACATATGGCGAACGTCCGGGTCTGTTCCTGATGGCATATACGTCGTGCATGCTCTCCAAGTGGGATAGAGCGTATGTGAAGCTTTTGAATGTCATCGATGGTGCCAATTGTTAGTTCACCTTCTTTAGCAATCGCAAGGCTgtagaaaaagtgaaaagttCTTAGCAAAGCTTTAATTCACCGCATTAAGATGCTAATTACCAAGAAAAACCTCAAAGTCTCCCCCATCCCAAAACTCAGTCAATCTGATAGGAACTTACCATCTAATGGGAAGGATCGGCATTGTGTATTACTTTTCAAGCAAAAGggatttcttaatttaaatctTGAAGCAAAGATATCTTAGCTGACTAAAATGTGCTGGCAATTCTATTTAAGATATGCAAATCAGTACGACATGTTTAGGAGCCTACAGTAAGGACGAAATAGATGATGACAATTTTACTATGTAGTCCCTTGTGATTATGTCTGATTTAACCGGAATTGCTCAAccatattacaaaaatgagaTGATACTTTTACCTGTCGGGGAAAGCAGCAGAGTTGAAGGGGCACATATAACTgacttcttttaaatttacattgcTGTAAAGCAATTTCTTGTTACTGCTGTAGATGACAGTTGGTCTATCAGAAGCAGCAAAAACATGGGTTGCATTCTTTGATGAGAAGGTGCGGAGTGCAATAGGTTGGGTTCCGAGAGAAACTTTTTTCCTGTCTGTCAACTCACCATTACTTGTATTCAACACAAAATTCAGAAGATGTCCATCTCCAAGAGCACATAACAAGTATGATATCTGAAATTCAATAGCAGCAAACAGTCATATTAGTCCATTGATCATAGTTATTAGCTTGATCTCAGAAGAAATCAGTAAGTTCATGACATATCAAAGTCTCTTCCATTTCAGGTCCATATCTGCTTAAGAAAGTGAAGTATTGTATTGCTTTTCTCTGACGAGCTTgactaaaaagataaaattgagGTCTTTCTTTCCCAGAGGACAACATTGATCTCATACTGAATCTTAATGTAAACTTCTTCAAAAGCTGATATTCCAAAGGATTGTGAACGGAATTGAGTCGAGCCCTCGCTGCATTATATCTTGTATATGGCGTAACAGCCATATATCAAGAATCTATTTAGNNNNNNNNNNNNNNNNNNNNNNNNNNNNNNNNNNNNNNNNNNNNNNNNNNNNNNNNNNNNNNNNNNNNNNNNNNNNNNNNNNNNNNNNNNNNNNNNNNNNNNNNNNNNNNNNNNNNNNNNNNNNNNNNNNNNNNNNNNNNNNNNNNNNNNNNNNNNNNNNNNNNNNNNNNNNNNNNNNNNNNNNNNNNNNNNNNNNNNNNNNNNNNNNNNNNNNNNNNNNNNNNNNNNNNNNNNNNNNNNNNNNNNNNNNNNNNNNNNNNNNAAAAGAGGGAGCAAACAAGGCATTTTGCAAGAAAATTGTGTGCTTTGCAGGAAAATTTCATGAACTTCCTGTAAACATTcttataaaatgaatatttctGTTCAAGACAGccaatttaagtgaatcccatTGTGTTCTTGTAAATAGCAGTATAGCACGTTGAAAACccaaaagaagaatatatgaGAATGCAAAGATATCCTGTTTCACCATAAAACATCAAGGGGAAAATAATCTATCCAACAGCCTAAGTAAACTAGAAAAAATTCGTAGAACTGGTCCACATCGATAACCTAAAAATGTACACATGAAAAGCCAAACATTTTCTGTTCATTGTAGAAGAATCAAGGAAAATCAATACCCAACAGCCGAAATGTCTCCATCTGAGTAACTCAGAACAAAAGCGCAATCAATGTACACATAAAATGCCAAATTCACATAATTAAGAATGAAACTTACTCCTTCAAAGGAACATAAAAGTACAGATCGTGGAATTATTTCCCCTCCCAAGTGCTCCTTTGTAATAAGATTCAAGTCAGGCAGTGAAAATATCCTGACACTGATATCTGTCCACATTCCCACTGCTGCTAGTTGACTATAATTTGGATTATCACCAATTGGATTAATGTCCAGGCATGAAATGTCATACTCCAGTTGAGCATTTTTCACTTCTGTCAACACTCCATCACCAATTTCTAGATAGACAAGATGGCCACCACCAGTAGCCAACAAAACCTGTCAGGATAAATGTCCAAAAATTGAGGAAGCTAAATAAGAATTCAAATGAAAAGACCAATAGATCACGATGGCCTGGTGACAAACAAAGTGCTGTACTATATCATCTTTGCGAACAGTTTATCAACTGAATTTGATACATTTAGCTTCTTGTCGAACATTCTGTTCCAAGATTTTCCTCTGACCAAATGGTTAGAAATTATACCTGAGTTGCACTGGCTGTGGCAACATTGACTGAATACCCTGCTGGAGCAAACCATTCATGCCGGAGCTCTCTAGAGGTAGAACTCACCAATCTGACCGAGGTCGAAGTAACCTGCATGATATTTTGCCAGTTAACACATGCGCTAGAGAAATAATCTTACAGAAGGAATACGTGTGCACAGTTCCTACAAGTATTCTCCGACAAAAGTACAAATCAGCAAATGGCAGAATTAGAACAATGGTTTCACGCCCATTACcaagacaaagaaaaagaaaaatacaacatgATAAAGAACCAAGGGCAACTATAGTCCTCATAACCATGAGGTCCATGACTAATCAACTCCTGTTAGTAATAAGAAGCTAAACCCCAGTTGCACTTCAGTGTTATTTTTCAGTGATCTCTcaatccaataattaattcattctcATCATATCTCGCTTCACAAGTACCAGAAATCGAATAATATTGCCCATTTTAGTGAAGGAGGGAGAAGCATTCCAGTTATACCATTCATTCACTATGGCATAGTGGCAGAGAAGAAGTGATTATATTGTGCATCTTATCACCAATATAAGAAGAGGAATAGGGCAGAAAAGAATCAGGATATAAGAATCATGATAGAAGGGAGTCTAATCAAGCATTTGAAATCATACTTTCGGAAGCTCTATTAGCAGGATCATTGATGTTCTCTCCCTTAAAGGTTCTAAATTCAGATGAACTTGTTTATAAACATAGATTATCCTTCATGGAGAGACTGGCTAAAATGACTGAAAAGAACAAGGAATTATCAGCGGATAGCTGATAAAAACGTGCTGTGGTACTTTACACTCTTAATGTGTAAagtaaaaaagcaaaaaagccATCCACTTCTCTTGGAGAACATAGTAATGCGGACCATCACAACCACACACTCTTTTTGAAGGCGATCATGACAATGCATGATAAACTCATCACATTAAGATGAATGCTAAAAGGCTAATGAAAGGATTTTTGCGTGCTACGACAATCATACCTGCACAAGTTGATCATAAATAGCATCATGACAAAATAATGTCTGGACATTTGAATAAAAACCTTCTATCTCAGTTTCCTCCAATTCATCCTCAAGATTCATCGCCAAAATACGTGTCTCGCTAATAAAGCTTACAACCAAGAAAGTATCATGAGGATCATCACTAGCTGATCGTAGCGACCACATCCCTTTGATTCCTTGAAGCTCTACAGATGCCTATGAATTATATAGAACATTGATTACACCAAGAAAATAACGAGAATTGGATACTTTCGGCAATACAAAGCTTATCAATGCCAGACCTGTTCATTTATCCCGATCCCATTGCGAACAATGCGAAGAGAACCATCTTTGTAGGCTCCTGAGCAAGTTACAACCTGACCTTGACCTTGCCTCTCTAAGTCAACCACACAGAAGTCAACAATTGGCCCCAAATTGACATACCTTTCAAGAACTTCTACATAAGAACCTTTTGCATCCGGATGAAGATTAAGCTTTATGAGCTGGATTAATATGAGAGATACACAATCAAACatatatgcaaataaatataaagaccTAAACTACGTGTTGACACAATTAACAGTAAAAGCAGTTATAATCTATATTTACACAGTCCAGATTTAGTAGCAAGCGAACAAAACATATATGGATCTGTATACCAAAGCAGTAACCTTTAGTAACATGAGAACATACACCTCCAAAGTATATAACCAAATAAAAGTCGAACaaccaaacaaatataaaagaaaccaaaaataagaaaaaaggaagataaAGACTGCAGTGCCGTGACCTGCGTCTAACAAAACAGTCCCTTGGAGCACATGAAATGACTTGAGTGAGAAAAATGGTGAACAGATAGTTCTGTACATCAGATAAATTGGAGTGAACTGATTGAAATTCAACTTATCTGCAACATGATGTTACATATAATTGAAGGATGTATATGAAACAAGAGAACTTAGAAAAACGAAGTTAAGAGTGGTTCATAGAAATGCACACAGATAAATTTGTTAACTCAGTATAATAGAAACAAGACATATGTTAAATCCTGGATTTTGCGAATTTTTTGCTCTCTCATAATTGCATATCAGAATAaaacaggaaaaagaaaaagtttttATCCCAGAAAGATAGCTTGATCGAGGAGATTAAAATGGGAGATATACTCTACAAACCTGTGAATCTCCATAACTTGAGCCAACAAAAACAACAGCATTATCAAGATATGAAATTGACGATGCAACAGACGTTTCCCCCAAGAGTTCAATTTTGAGTCCAGTTACTCTAGAAGGATttcaaatggaaaaatattaagGCATGTCAAACAGTTCAAATACAAGCCTATCTCTAAGAATTAAAAGTGAAGATACAAACTCACTTCTCTCTTTCATGGGTTATGACAAGTAGGTGCAGAAGGCCATTATGATCCCCGAGTAAGTAGCGAGAACCGTCAGCATCAACCCTACCATAAGCTCTTGTGATAgactaaaagaataaaatgcaAACAAGATCAAGCATCACAGTTCAAATGAGTTAAAATAGATGTAGCACCAGAATAGGTAACCTACAGGTCTAATTGGGATTGCCTTGAAAGCTGAGGCACTGCAATAAACAATAGTCTCTTCACCAATAATTAGGACACCACAAAGAGGAGGTGGCACAGGGATTAACAAGTCTGCCCCGTTATCAAGATTGTTCTGAGACCATGGGCCCTCAACAAAATCCTTATCCTTCAAAGTGACCTCATATGTTTTCACATGACGAGCATCCTTGTTATCCTATCAATCAAAGCAGTAATGATACGTGATAAGTGACAAGCTAAGAAGAATTCTCAAACATGATTGACGACCACTAGAAATAAAAAGCATGtacaaatgcaaatatattcCCAAAAAGGTCGGCTACTCATTTGAGAAATATCATCCTTGGACAAGAGAATGGTATATGGATCATAGAGTGGGAATATTTGATGACTCCATTCCTAACACCAACCAAAGCAACACACTTGAGGCCGCAAGAAACCATCAACACATACAAAATATTGACTAATGCATTCATGTGCTTAGAACCTCAGATTGATTTCACAAAAACCAATTGATCACTAGCCTCAAGCAAATAGATTTCCTCCATGCATGGAGAAAAACTGCTAACACAATCAAACTCTTTTTGGATAAGTGCTAAAATTCAGAACCTGGTAAAGTACAACAATGGTTGGCCTTGGGCAGCCATACAAAAACTTGATATCCAAAACTTGAAGCTCCTCAAGCCTGAAAAGAGGCAAAAATGAGTATATAAGGTAGAAAAAAGTTAGGAATCAATCAGTCCATTTCACAAGGACAAGATGAATTCTATGTAATGCACATGTTCTCGCAATAAACACAAAGTTTCTTTAGAATTTTATCAAACGACAAAGAATACTTCTATGTACAACTGCAGGTTAGAACTTTGCATAAATGAAAAGGCGAAATGAATATAGAACAAGTGGAGAATATTTAACCGAGAGCCATAGGACTAGGATGCAACAAGACCCAACCTCCAATTTTCAGAGATTGGGAGACATCAGGCAAACAGCCAAAAGTTTCACAACTtgtatgtttttaaatatagatGCAGGGACTCCATCTTTCTTCATAATCGaacataaagaaaaagtgTCTTCTATCAGCTATAAACATCAGCTACATAAAGGCAGGAACATCAAGTTAACTAACAACAAATAAGCAGTTTGATCAGCTATATAGCAGGAAAGTCTGCAGTAACCGCAataatcaaacaatttttcaGGAATAAGAGGCCTCCACTTC encodes:
- the LOC105167273 gene encoding DNA damage-binding protein 1 isoform X2: MESMLGFICFSRYCRSDKIICPMNSDLQAMLDVPIYGRIATLELFRPHGEPQDLLFVATERYKFCVLHWDAEAAEVITRAMGDVSDRIGRPTDNGQIGIIDPDCRLIGLHLYDGLFKVIPFDNKGQLKEAFNIRLEELQVLDIKFLYGCPRPTIVVLYQDNKDARHVKTYEVTLKDKDFVEGPWSQNNLDNGADLLIPVPPPLCGVLIIGEETIVYCSASAFKAIPIRPSITRAYGRVDADGSRYLLGDHNGLLHLLVITHEREKVTGLKIELLGETSVASSISYLDNAVVFVGSSYGDSQLIKLNLHPDAKGSYVEVLERYVNLGPIVDFCVVDLERQGQGQVVTCSGAYKDGSLRIVRNGIGINEQASVELQGIKGMWSLRSASDDPHDTFLVVSFISETRILAMNLEDELEETEIEGFYSNVQTLFCHDAIYDQLVQVTSTSVRLVSSTSRELRHEWFAPAGYSVNVATASATQVLLATGGGHLVYLEIGDGVLTEVKNAQLEYDISCLDINPIGDNPNYSQLAAVGMWTDISVRIFSLPDLNLITKEHLGGEIIPRSVLLCSFEGISYLLCALGDGHLLNFVLNTSNGELTDRKKVSLGTQPIALRTFSSKNATHVFAASDRPTVIYSSNKKLLYSNVNLKEVSYMCPFNSAAFPDSLAIAKEGELTIGTIDDIQKLHIRSIPLGEHARRICHQEQTRTFAICSLKYNQSSVEDSEMHFIRLLDDQTFEFISTYPLDQFECGCSILSCSFSDDSNVYYCVGTAYVMPEENEPTKGRILVFAVEDGKLQLIAEKETKGAVYSLNAFNGKLLAAINQKIQLYKWMLRDDGSRELQSECGHHGHILALYVQTRGDFIVVGDLMKSISLLIYKHEEGAIEERARDYNANWMSAVEILDDDIYLGAENNFNLFTVRKNSEGATDEERGRLEVVGEYHLGEFVNRFRHGSLVMRLPDSDVGQIPTVIFGTVNGVIGVIASLPHEQYAFLEMLQTNLRKIIKGVGGLSHEQWRSFYNEKKTVDAKNFLDGDLIESFLDLSRNRMEEISKAMNVPVDELMKRVEELTRLH
- the LOC105167273 gene encoding DNA damage-binding protein 1 isoform X1, with the protein product MSVWNYVVTAHKPTNVTHSCVGNFTGPQELNLIIAKCTRIEIHLLTPQGLQAMLDVPIYGRIATLELFRPHGEPQDLLFVATERYKFCVLHWDAEAAEVITRAMGDVSDRIGRPTDNGQIGIIDPDCRLIGLHLYDGLFKVIPFDNKGQLKEAFNIRLEELQVLDIKFLYGCPRPTIVVLYQDNKDARHVKTYEVTLKDKDFVEGPWSQNNLDNGADLLIPVPPPLCGVLIIGEETIVYCSASAFKAIPIRPSITRAYGRVDADGSRYLLGDHNGLLHLLVITHEREKVTGLKIELLGETSVASSISYLDNAVVFVGSSYGDSQLIKLNLHPDAKGSYVEVLERYVNLGPIVDFCVVDLERQGQGQVVTCSGAYKDGSLRIVRNGIGINEQASVELQGIKGMWSLRSASDDPHDTFLVVSFISETRILAMNLEDELEETEIEGFYSNVQTLFCHDAIYDQLVQVTSTSVRLVSSTSRELRHEWFAPAGYSVNVATASATQVLLATGGGHLVYLEIGDGVLTEVKNAQLEYDISCLDINPIGDNPNYSQLAAVGMWTDISVRIFSLPDLNLITKEHLGGEIIPRSVLLCSFEGISYLLCALGDGHLLNFVLNTSNGELTDRKKVSLGTQPIALRTFSSKNATHVFAASDRPTVIYSSNKKLLYSNVNLKEVSYMCPFNSAAFPDSLAIAKEGELTIGTIDDIQKLHIRSIPLGEHARRICHQEQTRTFAICSLKYNQSSVEDSEMHFIRLLDDQTFEFISTYPLDQFECGCSILSCSFSDDSNVYYCVGTAYVMPEENEPTKGRILVFAVEDGKLQLIAEKETKGAVYSLNAFNGKLLAAINQKIQLYKWMLRDDGSRELQSECGHHGHILALYVQTRGDFIVVGDLMKSISLLIYKHEEGAIEERARDYNANWMSAVEILDDDIYLGAENNFNLFTVRKNSEGATDEERGRLEVVGEYHLGEFVNRFRHGSLVMRLPDSDVGQIPTVIFGTVNGVIGVIASLPHEQYAFLEMLQTNLRKIIKGVGGLSHEQWRSFYNEKKTVDAKNFLDGDLIESFLDLSRNRMEEISKAMNVPVDELMKRVEELTRLH